A portion of the Rhodococcus pseudokoreensis genome contains these proteins:
- a CDS encoding SDR family NAD(P)-dependent oxidoreductase, which produces MGTLDGKVALITGAGQGVGAGMAFALAKEGARIAVVGRTEAKLVDTCAAIADFGGVAEPIVCDVSKRDQLGPMVDRVVEVFGGIDILVNNANASALGPLLEITPKLLDRAMAVGPVATLFLMQLCYPHLKARGGGSIINLVSSSAVRWDTSGYGLYAATKEAMRSLTRTAASEWGPDGIRVNAIAPHALSPGLKWWTETNPEEAAEFVKSIPLGRIGDCERDIGRAVVFLVGPDAGYLSGATIPLDGGQARWS; this is translated from the coding sequence ATGGGGACGCTGGACGGCAAGGTCGCACTGATCACCGGCGCCGGTCAGGGCGTGGGTGCCGGGATGGCGTTCGCGCTGGCCAAGGAAGGTGCACGGATCGCGGTGGTCGGGCGCACGGAGGCGAAACTCGTCGACACGTGCGCCGCGATCGCCGACTTCGGCGGCGTCGCCGAGCCGATCGTCTGCGACGTCAGCAAACGCGATCAGCTGGGTCCGATGGTCGACCGCGTCGTGGAGGTGTTCGGCGGGATCGACATCCTCGTCAACAACGCCAACGCGAGCGCGCTCGGGCCACTCCTGGAGATCACCCCGAAGCTTCTCGACCGCGCGATGGCCGTCGGCCCGGTGGCCACGCTGTTCCTGATGCAGCTGTGTTACCCGCACCTGAAGGCGCGCGGCGGCGGCTCGATCATCAACCTCGTCAGCTCGTCGGCCGTGCGCTGGGACACGAGCGGCTACGGGCTGTACGCGGCCACCAAGGAGGCGATGCGTTCGCTCACCCGGACCGCGGCCAGCGAATGGGGTCCGGACGGCATCCGCGTCAACGCGATTGCGCCGCACGCACTGTCCCCGGGACTGAAGTGGTGGACGGAGACCAATCCGGAGGAGGCCGCCGAGTTCGTGAAGTCGATTCCGCTCGGCCGGATCGGTGATTGCGAACGCGACATCGGGCGCGCCGTCGTCTTCCTCGTCGGTCCCGACGCCGGCTACCTGTCGGGAGCCACCATCCCGCTCGACGGCGGTCAGGCGCGC
- a CDS encoding FAD-binding protein has translation MSVDEQNWDREVDLLVIGSGAGGMTAALAGAERGLDTLVVEKSGVYGGSTALSGGALWIPNSPILVREGRADDPADVRKYLESIVGDSVPAERLDAYIEQGPAMMQFFEQHCPHLRFSWCEDYSDYHPENVGGRPKGRTVEPLPFDMNQLGADREQQRPNSLAMPGGLYMTSTEFRHLNMFFRTWAGRRTALGVGWRSVVAMVRRRRMETLGQALVGRLRLSLQEAGVLLWLNSPLKGLITDESGAVTGAVVESGERELRIHARRGVMMATGGFEQSEEMRKRYLREGGKDNYSAGSPDNTGDGILAGEEVGAAVDLMDDAWWMPSFRRPDGIMHVLVSERSIPPSLIVDQNGKRFTNEASPYVSFVHDQIAGGHDPVWFVFDSKAKSRYQFGGVMPGQKFPAEWFSTGLMLRAETLGELAQQMSVPAEALSAEITRFNGFARAGVDADFGRGDSAYDRYYGDPGLPNPTLDEVDKAPYYAVRMEAGDLGTKGGLVCNEHSQVLTGSGEPIPGLYATGNTSASVMGNDYAGAGATIGPAMVFGWVGARHAAATAEAVS, from the coding sequence ATGAGCGTAGACGAGCAGAACTGGGACCGGGAGGTCGATCTCCTGGTGATCGGCAGCGGTGCGGGCGGCATGACCGCCGCCCTCGCCGGGGCCGAGCGAGGACTCGACACCCTCGTCGTCGAAAAGTCCGGCGTGTACGGCGGTTCGACGGCGCTGTCCGGTGGCGCCCTGTGGATCCCCAACTCGCCGATCCTCGTCCGTGAAGGCCGCGCCGACGACCCCGCCGACGTCCGGAAGTACCTGGAGTCGATCGTCGGCGACAGCGTGCCCGCCGAACGCCTCGACGCGTACATCGAGCAGGGCCCGGCGATGATGCAGTTCTTCGAACAGCACTGCCCGCACCTCCGGTTCTCCTGGTGCGAGGACTATTCCGACTACCACCCCGAGAACGTCGGCGGACGGCCGAAGGGGCGGACGGTCGAACCGCTGCCGTTCGACATGAACCAACTCGGCGCCGACCGCGAACAGCAGCGCCCGAACTCCCTCGCCATGCCGGGCGGGCTCTACATGACGTCCACCGAGTTCCGGCACCTCAACATGTTCTTCCGCACCTGGGCCGGCCGCAGGACCGCACTGGGCGTCGGCTGGCGTTCGGTGGTCGCGATGGTGCGGCGCCGGCGGATGGAGACCCTGGGGCAGGCCCTCGTCGGCCGGCTGCGGCTCAGTCTCCAGGAGGCCGGCGTCCTACTGTGGCTGAACTCCCCGCTGAAGGGGCTGATCACGGACGAGTCCGGGGCCGTCACGGGCGCGGTCGTCGAGTCCGGAGAACGGGAACTGCGCATCCACGCCCGCCGCGGCGTCATGATGGCCACCGGCGGATTCGAGCAGAGCGAGGAGATGCGGAAGCGGTACCTGAGGGAGGGCGGCAAGGACAACTACAGTGCCGGCTCGCCCGACAACACCGGCGACGGAATTTTGGCGGGCGAAGAGGTCGGCGCCGCCGTCGACCTGATGGACGACGCCTGGTGGATGCCGTCGTTCCGGCGCCCGGACGGCATCATGCACGTCCTGGTGTCGGAGCGGTCGATCCCGCCGTCGCTGATCGTCGACCAGAACGGCAAGCGGTTCACCAACGAGGCGTCCCCGTACGTGTCGTTCGTCCACGACCAGATCGCGGGCGGGCACGACCCGGTGTGGTTCGTGTTCGACTCGAAGGCCAAGAGCCGCTACCAGTTCGGTGGTGTGATGCCCGGGCAGAAGTTCCCGGCGGAATGGTTCTCCACGGGCCTGATGCTGCGCGCGGAGACCCTCGGCGAACTGGCGCAGCAGATGAGTGTGCCCGCCGAGGCGCTGTCCGCCGAGATCACCCGGTTCAACGGTTTCGCCCGGGCGGGAGTCGACGCCGACTTCGGTCGCGGCGACAGCGCGTACGACCGGTACTACGGCGACCCGGGCCTGCCCAACCCGACCCTGGACGAGGTGGACAAGGCCCCGTACTACGCGGTGCGGATGGAGGCCGGCGACCTCGGCACCAAGGGCGGACTCGTGTGCAACGAGCACAGCCAGGTGCTGACCGGCAGCGGCGAACCGATCCCCGGGCTGTACGCCACCGGAAACACGTCGGCGTCCGTGATGGGCAACGACTACGCCGGCGCCGGCGCGACGATCGGCCCCGCGATGGTGTTCGGCTGGGTCGGCGCACGGCACGCGGCAGCCACTGCAGAGGCGGTGAGCTGA
- a CDS encoding mycofactocin-coupled SDR family oxidoreductase, with the protein MTGRVNGRVVLVTGAARGIGRAQALRFAQEGADVVAVDLCGPVGTVVTPPASTEDLEVTAKLVRDTGRRIVTAQVDVRDGTALADAVTAAAGELGGLDFVCATAGITSSGAALELDTQTWQTMLDVNLTGVWQTCKAAAPHLIERGGGAMILTSSIAGLRGLVGVAHYTAAKHGVVGLMRSLAKELAPHRVRVNSVHPTNVDTDMIQNDMVRRAFRPDLEHPTREEFAAAAVTMNMLPIPWIEPVDVANAALFLASDEARYITAVALPVDAGSVSR; encoded by the coding sequence ATGACAGGTCGAGTGAACGGAAGAGTCGTCCTGGTCACCGGTGCCGCGCGCGGGATCGGCCGGGCGCAGGCACTGCGATTCGCGCAGGAGGGCGCGGACGTCGTGGCCGTCGACCTGTGCGGGCCGGTCGGCACGGTGGTGACACCACCGGCGAGCACGGAGGACCTCGAGGTGACCGCGAAACTGGTCCGGGACACGGGCCGCCGGATCGTGACGGCGCAGGTGGACGTGCGCGACGGCACCGCGCTCGCCGACGCGGTGACGGCCGCGGCCGGGGAGCTGGGCGGGCTGGACTTCGTGTGCGCCACGGCCGGCATCACGTCCTCGGGCGCTGCGCTGGAACTCGATACGCAGACGTGGCAGACGATGCTCGACGTCAACCTGACGGGGGTGTGGCAGACGTGCAAGGCGGCGGCCCCGCACCTGATCGAGCGGGGCGGCGGGGCGATGATCCTGACGAGTTCCATCGCCGGTCTGCGCGGACTTGTCGGCGTCGCGCACTACACCGCGGCCAAGCACGGGGTGGTGGGTCTGATGCGGTCGCTGGCCAAGGAACTCGCACCGCACCGGGTGCGGGTCAACAGCGTGCATCCCACCAACGTCGACACGGACATGATCCAGAACGACATGGTGCGGCGGGCGTTCCGGCCCGACCTCGAGCACCCCACCCGGGAGGAGTTCGCCGCGGCCGCGGTGACGATGAACATGCTGCCGATTCCGTGGATCGAACCGGTCGATGTGGCCAACGCCGCGCTGTTCCTGGCCTCCGACGAGGCGCGGTACATCACGGCGGTCGCCCTGCCGGTCGACGCGGGCAGCGTCAGCAGATAG
- a CDS encoding nuclear transport factor 2 family protein — protein MDLEAVAAISRLKYTYLRALDTKCWDEFADTLLPDATANYGEHLAFESRDALVEFMKSNLGPRTITEHHCGHPEIDVDGDTATGRWFLSDTVLIPEHDMVLRGAAFYSDRYARGPDGRWRIAHTGYERTYEAVMSLADIPSFRLTANRWAADTESARGDS, from the coding sequence GTGGATCTCGAGGCCGTCGCCGCGATCAGCAGGCTCAAGTACACGTATCTGCGCGCCCTCGACACGAAGTGCTGGGACGAGTTCGCCGACACGCTCCTTCCCGACGCGACCGCGAACTACGGCGAGCATCTCGCGTTCGAGTCGCGGGACGCGCTGGTCGAGTTCATGAAGTCGAATCTGGGGCCGCGGACCATCACCGAGCATCACTGCGGTCACCCGGAGATCGACGTCGACGGCGACACGGCGACGGGGCGGTGGTTCCTGTCCGACACCGTGCTGATCCCAGAACACGACATGGTGCTGCGTGGGGCCGCGTTCTACTCCGACCGCTACGCCCGCGGGCCGGACGGGCGATGGCGGATCGCCCACACCGGCTACGAGCGCACGTACGAGGCGGTGATGTCGCTGGCCGACATTCCCAGCTTCCGGCTGACGGCCAACCGGTGGGCAGCCGACACGGAATCAGCGAGAGGGGACTCGTGA
- a CDS encoding mycofactocin-coupled SDR family oxidoreductase — MSRMAGKVAFITGAGNGMGRSHAVRLAEEGADVVAVDLPSAAADLDDTRRLVVELGRRAVVAHADVRDPAALRAAVDAGVAELGPLDVVVANAGVCDNPGPAWTIDDEIWHRSLDVNLSGVWNTATAAVPAMRDGGGSVVIVSSTAGIKAVAGAAHYSASKTAVVGLARTLANELGPQFIRVNVLHPGAVGTRMTLNPETMARLRPDLDNPTRDDVVPVLAANHVLPVPWLDSRDVSNALLFLASDESRYITGTQLVVDAGLTQKV; from the coding sequence ATGTCACGGATGGCAGGCAAGGTCGCCTTCATCACCGGTGCCGGAAACGGTATGGGGCGCAGTCACGCGGTCCGGCTCGCGGAGGAGGGCGCCGACGTCGTTGCCGTCGACCTTCCCTCGGCCGCAGCCGATCTCGACGACACCCGAAGGCTGGTGGTCGAACTCGGCCGCCGGGCCGTCGTGGCCCACGCCGATGTGCGGGACCCGGCGGCGCTGCGGGCGGCCGTCGACGCCGGAGTCGCGGAACTGGGGCCCCTCGACGTCGTCGTCGCGAACGCCGGCGTCTGCGACAACCCCGGCCCGGCCTGGACGATCGACGACGAGATCTGGCACCGCTCGCTCGACGTCAACCTCAGCGGCGTCTGGAACACGGCGACCGCCGCGGTCCCGGCGATGCGGGACGGCGGCGGATCCGTCGTGATCGTCAGTTCGACGGCAGGCATCAAGGCGGTGGCCGGGGCCGCCCACTATTCGGCGTCCAAGACCGCCGTGGTCGGGTTGGCCCGGACCCTCGCCAACGAACTCGGACCGCAGTTCATCCGGGTCAACGTGCTGCACCCCGGTGCCGTCGGCACCCGCATGACCCTGAACCCGGAGACGATGGCACGGCTGCGGCCGGACCTCGACAACCCCACCCGTGACGACGTCGTCCCCGTCCTCGCGGCCAACCACGTCCTGCCCGTTCCGTGGCTGGACTCGCGGGACGTCAGCAACGCGCTGCTGTTCCTCGCCTCGGACGAATCGCGATACATCACCGGCACACAACTCGTGGTCGACGCCGGACTGACCCAGAAGGTGTAG